A region of Lycium barbarum isolate Lr01 chromosome 1, ASM1917538v2, whole genome shotgun sequence DNA encodes the following proteins:
- the LOC132645229 gene encoding 2-alkenal reductase (NADP(+)-dependent)-like isoform X7, with translation MAEEVSNKQVILKHYVTGYLKESDMEFKNTTIKLNVPEGSNAVVLKNLYLSCDPYMRSRMRKIEGSYVESFTPGSPIKGYGVAKVLESGDSNFQKGDLVLGRTGWEEYSIVTVTQTLFKIHDKDLPLSYYTGILGMPGLTAYAGFHEVCSPKKGETVFVSAASGAVGQLVGQFAKMLGCYVVGSAGSKEKVDLLRSKFCFDEAFNYKEEQDLDAALKRYFPDGIDIYFENVGGKMLDAVLLNMKLHGRIAVCGMVSQYNLEQTEGVHNLFCLITKRIRMEGFLVFDYYHLYPKYLEMIIPQIKAGKVVYVEDVAEGLESAPSALVGLFSGRNIGKQVVMVSRE, from the coding sequence ATGGCAGAAGAAGTGAGCAACAAACAGGTCATTCTGAAACACTATGTCACTGGTTACCTTAAGGAATCGGACATGGAATTCAAGAATACCACCATCAAACTGAATGTTCCAGAAGGTTCTAATGCTGTGGTTTTGAAGAATCTTTACTTGTCCTGTGACCCTTACATGCGTTCGCGCATGAGAAAAATTGAGGGTAGCTATGTTGAGTCCTTCACTCCTGGCTCTCCTATCAAGGGATATGGAGTGGCTAAAGTTTTGGAGTCTGGTGATTCAAACTTCCAGAAAGGTGACTTGGTTTTGGGAAGGACTGGATGGGAGGAGTACAGTATTGTAACAGTTACTCAGACTCTGTTTAAAATTCATGACAAGGATCTCCCTCTTTCCTACTACACAGGAATCCTTGGGATGCCTGGGCTGACAGCTTATGCTGGTTTTCATGAGGTTTGCTCCCCCAAGAAGGGAGAAACTGTCTTTGTTTCAGCTGCTTCTGGAGCAGTTGGTCAGCTTGTTGGGCAATTTGCAAAGATGCTCGGTTGCTATGTTGTTGGTAGTGCTGGAAGCAAAGAAAAGGTTGATCTGTTGAGGAGCAAGTTTTGTTTTGATGAAGCTTTTAACTACAAAGAGGAGCAGGATTTAGATGCAGCTCTGAAGAGGTACTTCCCTGATGGAATTGACATCTACTTTGAGAATGTTGGAGGGAAGATGCTTGATGCAGTTCTTCTGAATATGAAACTCCATGGCCGTATTGCTGTGTGTGGGATGGTCTCGCAATACAACCTTGAACAGACTGAAGGAGTGCACAACTTGTTCTGTCTCATCACAAAACGAATCCGCATGGAAGGATTTCTTGTTTTTGATTACTATCATCTCTACCCTAAATATTTGGAAATGATCATTCCACAAATAAAGGCTGGTAAGGTTGTGTACGTGGAAGACGTAGCTGAAGGCCTCGAAAGTGCTCCCAGTGCTCTAGTTGGTCTCTTCTCTGGTCGCAATATTGGAAAGCAAGTAGTGATGGTTTCGCGTGAATGA
- the LOC132645229 gene encoding uncharacterized protein LOC132645229 isoform X1, with product MMMANKEGLDSFSQFRIRVRQSKGNQELNDELEVKANELEKLFAEHKLRTPPGNKSNSTPRITRHSYMQSWPSVDNAFVDQMFDNDTFMGPKATSTSINIDKSVASSRTKVIHRNYSDELISFSDGSPGKFYDMYMQKRDAKLKEEWNSKGPEKEAKLRAMEDSLERSTAEMKTIERLRSFNSSSIFSGDQQHSVLFGQSDDREDTPEFLKQKRNDELRSSSETSLEEVSKHTTPRKKQHLPIKTSSKPRTIVGSVPRSPMKVSSSPSFWRRSQPESPLARSVPNLSYMRKESAEPSSPSGKTTTRSQSKTYSRSKLLHSQSLRKNTALKSEGVILAPLKFDKDKMEQSPKSVIPTPLKSGKDKMEQSLSDKFHNISDTKTSLKKGKDADFSSSGGLIESNVASSFANNDNDDDDMELDSDTSEDRVEEDFENMTSAVDENFDNGTPRPSHEMEKLVNSGSENRHVLQRSFSQVCYASEAGLSPCSVPSNFLNSPVSQTHQNPFSYPHEMSDVDASDFYSPVGSPSSWNSHFLSPTQTDGAAKTRKKWGTSAQNPIPIVKSSQTLSPKDKAKGLKRLLKFGSKNRGTDSLVKDWISATAYKEGDGRGNGRDPPNWSDCSSYEVEVFNKRVFAIQPLHSSIPAPPANFKLRDDHLPGSSIKAPRSFFSLSSFRSKGKDLKPR from the exons ATGATGATGGCTAATAAGGAGGGACTTGACTCATTTTCTCAATTCCGAATTAGGGTACGGCAATCAAAAGGAAACCAAGAACTGAATGATGAGTTGGAAGTAAAAGCAAATGAACTCGAGAAGCTTTTCGCCGAGCATAAACTACGTACTCCTCCTGGAAATAAATCTAATTCTACCCCCAGAATTACTAGGCATAGTTACATGCAAAGCTGGCCATCCGTAGACAATGCTTTTGTCGATCAAATGTTTGACAATGATACATTTATGGGACCTAAAGCTACATCTACTAGTATTAATATAGACAAATCGGTTGCCTCTTCTCGGACAAAAGTGATTCATAGGAACTATTCTGATGAGCTAATTAGTTTTTCGGATGGTTCTCCAGGGAAATTTTATGATATGTATATGCAAAAAAGGGATGCAAAACTTAAGGAAGAATGGAATTCTAAAGGACCAGAGAAGGAAGCCAAGTTGAGGGCTATGGAGGATAGCCTTGAGAGGAGTACAGCTGAAATGAAGACTATTGAGAGACTCCGATCATTTAACTCCAGCTCGATTTTTAGCGGAGATCAG CAACATTCAGTACTATTTGGGCAAAGTGATGATAGAGAAGATACACCTGAATTTTTGAAGCAGAAAAGAAATGATGAACTCAGGTCTTCCAGTGAAACATCTTTGGAAGAAGTTTCTAAGCATACTACTCCGAGGAAGAAACAACATTTACCTATCAAAACTTCATCCAAACCTCGCACCATAGTAGGATCTGTTCCAAGGTCTCCTATGAAGGTTTCTAGTAGTCCTTCCTTTTGGCGAAGATCTCAACCTGAAAGTCCACTTGCACGCTCCGTTCCAAACCTGTCTTACATGAGAAAGGAAAGTGCAGAGCCTTCTTCTCCATCTGGTAAAACAACAACTCGGTCACAATCCAAAACGTACTCACGTAGCAAATTACTGCACTCACAGTCCTTAAGAAAAAACACTGCTTTGAAATCTGAGGGTGTTATTTTAGCACCTCTCAAATTTGACAAGGACAAGATGGAACAAAGTCCTAAAAGTGTAATTCCAACACCTCTCAAGTCTGGGAAGGACAAGATGGAGCAGAGTCTGAGTGATAAATTTCACAACATTTCAGATACTAAGACCTCCCTAAAGAAGGGAAAAGATGCTGACTTCAGTTCAAGCGGCGGTTTGATTGAGTCTAATGTTGCATCTAGTTTTgcaaataatgataatgatgatgatgatatggaATTGGATTCTGATACCTCGGAGGATAGAGTTGAGGAAGACTTTGAGAACATGACATCTGCAGTTGATGAGAATTTCGATAATGGGACACCAAGACCTAGCCACGAGATGGAGAAGTTGGTAAATTCTGGTTCAGAAAATAGACATGTCCTCCAGAGATCATTTTCTCAAGTTTGCTATGCTTCGGAAGCTGGATTATCGCCTTGTTCTGTGCCTTCCAACTTTCTAAATAGTCCAGTCTCGCAGACTCATCAGAACCCTTTTTCTTATCCTCATGAGATGTCTGATGTTGATGCTTCAGACTTCTACTCTCCTGTGGGAAGTCCTTCATCCTGGAATTCACATTTTCTGAGTCCAACACAGACTGATGGTGCTGCTAAAACGAGGAAGAAATGGGGAACCTCGGCTCAGAATCCAATCCCTATCGTAAAATCTTCTCAAACTTTATCTCCCAAGGATAAGGCTAAAGGATTAAAACGGTTATTAAAATTTGGGAGCAAAAACCGTGGCACTGATAGTTTGGTCAAAGACTGGATTTCTGCTACTGCTTATAAAGAAGGTGATGGCAGAGGAAACGGACGGGATCCTCCTAACTGGTCTGATTGTAGCTCATATGAGGTTGAGGTTTTCAACAAAcgag TTTTTGCAATTCAACCCTTGCATAGTTCTATTCCGGCACCTCCAGCTAACTTCAAACTGAGGGACGATCATTTACCAGGGAGCTCAATAAAGG CTCCAAGATCATTCTTTTCTTTGTCGTCATTCAGAAGCAAGGGAAAGGACTTGAAGCCAAGATAA